A stretch of DNA from Limnohabitans sp. MORI2:
ACGGTCTTTGGTGTTGACGATGCGCCAAGCTTCTGAGCGTTCAAAGGCCGTGGACTCTGGAGCTACGCGTGCCATCACGGCGATGCGTGCCAAGAAGAAGACTTGCAACCCCATCCATGCCACACCGACTAGCAGCAACCAGCGAAACCAGGGGCGAAAGCGTGTCGTATTCATGGTGTGGCGTGTCAGTGGACGGCTTCACCGCCTTTGGTTTGCAACACATTGTCTCGGCTGAAGATGAAACGTGACACCACAGCCAATTGGTCAGCTTGTTTGCGCATCTCTTCTGTGAACTCGCCAAATGGGCCAGCCGCAGTGGCAATGGCTTGTGCGCGACGGTCAAGGTCTGCTAGTCCTGAGCTTTGCACCACTTCGGTTGCAAGTACTCGGCCATCGGTATTGACTGTGATGATCATGGTCAGCTCGCCGTAGAGTTTTTGTCCGCTGCTGGTGGCGGGAAAGTATCGCGTGCCGCGGTCTTCAATTTTGCGACGCAAAGTATCGTAATAGAGCGCGTAGGCCACTTGTTTGGTGGCAGGACTCACGTAATGTTTACGGGGACGTGCGTTGTCTTGGTTGATGCGTTGCTCAATCTCGGCCAAGAGCTTGAGCAGCTGGCGGCGCTTTTGTTCGACAGCTTCTTGTTCGGCTTTCGACTTTTGCGGTTGAGGGGGTGGCAGTTGCGCGAGTAGGTTTTTCACTTGCGCTAGCAACAACGACTGTTCTTTACGCATGGCCGCCACTTGGCGTTGCATCGATTCGGCCATATCGCCCACAGACGTTGTGGCAGCGGTGGGTAGTGGTGATGCGGCGCGGCCGCTCTTGAGCTCGCCGCCGCCTGCCAATTGCGTTTGCGCCAAGGCCTGAGCTTTGTCTGGCGCATCGGCCTTAGCTCGTGTGTTGACCAAAATCACGTCCAGCGGTGCATCGCTGAACAAGCGGTCAAAGCGCTCAGGGTCTGCAATGCGCAGTGTGAGCAACGCGCCGTGAATGGCAAATGAAATGAACAAGGCCTTTTGCAGCCGAGTCCAGTTGTGCCATGACCAACGCGTCAGTTTCATGCCGCGTTTCCTTCTGTGGCTGGCGCTTCGTTCACATCCATGGCCAAAGCAATGGGGCCGGCGGCGCTGTCGTCCTCGTCGTCACTCATGTCGGCTTCTTCGGTGCTGGCGGGCGCATCGACCTCCAGCACGTGCAGCAGTTGGCCGCTGATGTCGAGGCTGATGTCGTCAATCTCACTCAAGCGCAGTTGCACATGGGCACCGC
This window harbors:
- a CDS encoding TonB family protein → MKLTRWSWHNWTRLQKALFISFAIHGALLTLRIADPERFDRLFSDAPLDVILVNTRAKADAPDKAQALAQTQLAGGGELKSGRAASPLPTAATTSVGDMAESMQRQVAAMRKEQSLLLAQVKNLLAQLPPPQPQKSKAEQEAVEQKRRQLLKLLAEIEQRINQDNARPRKHYVSPATKQVAYALYYDTLRRKIEDRGTRYFPATSSGQKLYGELTMIITVNTDGRVLATEVVQSSGLADLDRRAQAIATAAGPFGEFTEEMRKQADQLAVVSRFIFSRDNVLQTKGGEAVH